A region from the Osmerus eperlanus chromosome 11, fOsmEpe2.1, whole genome shotgun sequence genome encodes:
- the nipsnap2 gene encoding protein NipSnap homolog 2, which translates to MATRVLQRFGSGLDRAKNRARSAGQIVISSRGLAASSNRNREDSWFKSLFVRKVDPRKDAHAHLLTKNEESNLYKIQFHNVKPECLDAYNQLCEDVFPSIHADKYYPCELVGTWNTWYGEQDQAVHMWRYRGGYPALTDSMNKLKQNKEFMEYRKERGKMLLSRRNQLLLEFSFWNEPAPRQGPNIYELRSYQLRPGTMIEWGNYWARAIGYRQHNREAVGGFFSQIGNLYMVHHLWAYKDLQSREDTRNAAWQHEGWDEVVYYTVPLIQHMDSRIMIPMKASPLQ; encoded by the exons ATGGCGACCAGAGTCCTTCAGAGATTTGGAAGTGGCCTGGATCGGGCAAAAAACAGGGCCCGGTCGGCGGGACAGATAGTCATTTCAAGCAG GGGTTTGGCAGCATCAAGTAACAGAAACCGAGAAGACAGCTGGTTTAAATCACTGTTTGTGAGGAAAGTAGATCCCCGAAAAGATGCACACGCTCATTTGCTAACCAAGAATGAGGAGAGCAACCTTTACAAAATTCAGT TCCACAATGTCAAACCAGAGTGCCTGGATGCATACAACCAACTTTG TGAGGATgtctttccatccatccatgctgATAAGTACTACCCCTGTGAACTGGTGGGCACCTGGAACACCTGGTATGGAGAGCAAGACCAGGCTG tcCATATGTGGCGGTATAGAGGAGGCTACCCAGCTCTTACTGATTCAATGAATAAACTCAAGCAGAACAAG GAATTTATGGAgtacagaaaggagagagggaagatgctTCTGTCTCGTAGGAACCAGCTCCTGTTGGAGTTCAGCTTCTGGAACGAGCCTGCCCCTAGACAAGGACCCAACATCTATGAGTTGAGGTCCTACCAGCTCAGA ccTGGAACTATGATTGAGTGGGGTAATTACTG GGCCAGAGCCATTGGCTACCGGCAGCACAACCGTGAGGCAGTAGGAGGGTTCTTCTCCCAAATCGGCAACCTGTACATGGTGCACCATCTCTGGG CCTACAAAGACCTCCAGTCCAGAGAAGACACAAGAAATGCAGCTTGGCAACACGAGGGCTGGGATGAGGTTGTGTATTATACAG TTCCTCTCATTCAGCACATGGATTCAAGGATTATGATCCCAATGAAGGCTTCACCGTTGCAGTAA